A window of Apodemus sylvaticus chromosome 9, mApoSyl1.1, whole genome shotgun sequence contains these coding sequences:
- the Cryba2 gene encoding beta-crystallin A2 — MSSAPAPGPAPACLTLWDEEDFQGRRCRLLSDCANVCERGALRRVRSVKVENGAWVAFEYPDFQGQQFILEKGDYPCWSAWSGSSGHHSNQLLSFRPVLCANHSDSRVTLFEGENFQGCKFELNDDYPSLPSMGWTSKDVGSLKVSSGAWVAYQYPGYRGYQYVLERDRHSGEFRTYSDFGTQAHTGQLQSIRRVQH, encoded by the exons ATGAGTAGCGCCCCCGCGCCGGGCCCGGCGCCCGCTTGCCTTACGCTCTGGGACGAGGAGGACTTCCAGGGTCGCCGCTGCCGGCTACTGAGCGACTGTGCCAACGTCTGTGAGAGGGGAGCCCTGCGCAGGGTGCGCTCAGTCAAGGTGGAAAACGGCGC ATGGGTGGCCTTCGAGTACCCCGACTTCCAGGGACAGCAGTTCATTCTAGAGAAGGGAGACTATCCTTGCTGGAGTGCCTGGAGCGGAAGCAGCGGCCACCACAGCAACCAATTGCTGTCCTTCAGGCCAGTGCTCTGTGCG AACCACAGTGACAGCCGTGTGACACTGTTTGAGGGGGAAAACTTCCAGGGCTGCAAGTTCGAACTCAATGATGACTACCCATCACTGCCTTCCATGGGCTGGACCAGCAAAGATGTGGGGTCCCTCAAAGTCAGCTCCGGAGC GTGGGTGGCCTACCAGTACCCTGGCTACCGAGGCTACCAGTATGTCTTAGAACGGGACCGGCACAGTGGGGAGTTTCGAACCTACAGTGACTTCGGCACACAGGCCCACACTGGGCAGCTGCAGTCCATCCGGAGAGTCCAGCATTAG
- the Fev gene encoding LOW QUALITY PROTEIN: protein FEV (The sequence of the model RefSeq protein was modified relative to this genomic sequence to represent the inferred CDS: deleted 2 bases in 1 codon) translates to MEVFDPLPPRHTLAARSRQALPDPAASTLPSHPQSPRAGIGTPSAKLTCPPVPSPSPSPTAQSPAAMRQSGTSQPLLINMYLPDPVGDGLFKEGKSPSWGPLSPAVQKGSGQIQLWQFLLELLADRANAGCIAWEGGHGEFKLTDPDEVARRWGERKSKPNMNYDKLSRALRYYYDKNIMSKVHGKRYAYRFDFQGLAQACQPPPAHAHAAAAAAAAAAAAQDGALYKLPAGLAPLPFPGLSKLNLMAASAGVAPAGFSYWPGPNATAATAALYPTPGLQPPPGPFGAVAAASHLGGHYH, encoded by the exons ATGGAAGTGTTT GACCCCCTCCCTCCTCGCCACACCCTGGCTGCCCGCTCCCGCCAGGCCTTGCCGGACCCGGCGGCGTCTACTCTTCCCTCTCACCCACAGTCGCCACGGGCGGGGATCGGCACCCCAAGCGCAAAGCTGACGTGC CCCCCCGTGCcgtccccctccccatctcccaccGCCCAGTCCCCGGCAGCGATGAGACAGAGCGGCACCTCCCAGCCCCTGCTGATCAACATGTACCTGCCAG ATCCCGTCGGAGATGGTCTTTTTAAGGAAGGGAAGAGCCCGAGCTGGGGACCCCTGAGCCCTGCAGTACAGAAAG GCAGCGGACAGATCCAGTTGTGGCAGTTTCTACTGGAGCTGCTGGCAGACCGCGCGAACGCCGGCTGCATCGCGTGGGAGGGCGGCCACGGCGAGTTCAAGCTCACCGACCCCGACGAGGTGGCGCGGCGCTGGGGCGAGCGCAAGAGCAAGCCCAACATGAACTACGACAAGCTGAGTCGCGCGCTGCGCTACTACTACGACAAAAACATCATGAGCAAGGTGCACGGCAAGCGCTACGCCTACCGCTTTGACTTCCAGGGCCTGGCGCAGGCTTGCCAGCCGCCACCCGCGCACGCCCACGCCGCCGCAGCTGCcgctgcagccgccgccgccgcccaggaCGGCGCGCTCTACAAGCTCCCGGCCGGCCTGGCCCCGCTGCCCTTCcccggcctctccaaactcaACCTAATGGCAGCTTCGGCGGGTGTCGCGCCCGCTGGCTTCTCCTACTGGCCTGGCCCGAacgccaccgccgccaccgccgcgcTCTACCCCACCCCGGGCTTGCAGCCCCCTCCCGGGCCCTTCGGCGCGGTGGCCGCCGCTTCGCACTTGGGGGGTCATTATCACTAG